From Blastochloris viridis, one genomic window encodes:
- a CDS encoding ABC transporter substrate-binding protein, which produces MKLTRRSALKGISAGLMAAAGTVSGIGSAFAAREKELNILCWEGYNSAQVLDPYRKAKSATVKAESLTNDPTMINRLRAGEIGVWDLINVNNPWARKIMFPEKLIRALPRDKFEPYFDNMLPMFKPPYKWAMSDDGTELLGSCQRFGPYCFVVNTKKISRSTAETTGWDLFNDPALAGKYGILESDDWNVFGIFVVAGIDPFKIHTEEEMTKFEETAKRIFKGAKLIGDIAAMNQALVSGEIDLHFTGGTYSVSPARADGNPHLRGITPKSGPMAGGKGGIAWIEVTSLVNNPSLSPIAVDFLEYVQKPEVAHKVAFAEGTFNPVAQMGNPKCFELFKKDELDAIQWDSLEEEMAGSVEYDIVPDYDRALDIMNAAKRLRG; this is translated from the coding sequence ATGAAGTTGACACGACGTTCGGCCCTGAAGGGCATCTCGGCCGGCCTCATGGCCGCGGCCGGCACCGTCTCCGGCATCGGCTCCGCTTTCGCCGCACGCGAGAAGGAGCTCAACATCCTGTGCTGGGAGGGCTACAACTCGGCCCAGGTGCTCGACCCCTACCGCAAGGCGAAGTCGGCGACGGTGAAGGCGGAAAGCCTCACCAACGATCCCACCATGATCAACCGCCTGCGCGCCGGCGAGATCGGGGTGTGGGACCTGATCAACGTCAACAATCCGTGGGCGCGAAAAATCATGTTCCCGGAGAAGCTGATCCGGGCGCTGCCGCGCGACAAGTTCGAGCCCTACTTCGACAACATGCTGCCGATGTTCAAGCCGCCCTACAAGTGGGCGATGAGCGACGACGGCACCGAGTTGCTCGGCTCCTGCCAGCGGTTCGGACCCTACTGCTTCGTGGTCAACACCAAGAAGATCTCGCGCTCCACCGCCGAGACCACCGGCTGGGACCTGTTCAACGATCCGGCCCTGGCCGGAAAATACGGCATCCTCGAATCGGACGATTGGAACGTGTTCGGCATCTTCGTGGTGGCGGGCATCGATCCCTTCAAGATCCACACCGAAGAGGAGATGACCAAGTTCGAGGAGACCGCCAAGCGGATCTTCAAGGGCGCCAAGCTGATCGGCGACATCGCGGCGATGAACCAGGCGCTGGTGTCTGGCGAGATCGACCTGCACTTCACCGGTGGCACCTATTCGGTGTCCCCGGCCCGCGCCGACGGCAACCCGCATCTGCGCGGCATCACCCCGAAGTCGGGCCCGATGGCTGGCGGCAAGGGCGGCATCGCCTGGATCGAGGTGACCTCGCTGGTCAACAATCCGAGCCTGTCGCCGATCGCCGTCGACTTCCTGGAATACGTGCAGAAGCCGGAGGTGGCGCACAAGGTCGCCTTCGCCGAGGGCACCTTCAATCCGGTCGCGCAGATGGGCAACCCGAAGTGCTTCGAGCTGTTCAAGAAGGACGAACTCGACGCCATCCAGTGGGACAGCCTCGAAGAGGAAATGGCCGGCTCGGTCGAATACGACATCGTGCCGGACTACGACCGCGCGCTCGACATCATGAACGCGGCCAAACGCCTGCGCGGCTGA
- a CDS encoding ABC transporter ATP-binding protein — MSAVDSPTKPILQLVGVRKTFGDFTAVDRIDLDVREGEFLTIVGPSGSGKTTLLRMLAGLDRPTEGWITLNGENLNDVPPNRRPTCLVFQSLALFPHKSVGENIEFPLKVKGVSRAERKRRALELMGVVRLPEAYYGKNVMKCSGGEKQRVAIARALAYDPAVLFFDEPLSAIDYKLKKVLEKELKDLHKETGKTFIYITHSLEEAMVMSDRIGVMRAGRLVQVGTPEQIYAHPVDRFVSEFVGEVNVFNVERDAPGTAWHGVDTPGTFKVTEPPLLEVEDPAPPVAAATTGEGEEAPPPPKPKRMIVQNAVQLVVRPEYMRFVTEGERVDNRLQGTVYNEYSLGSRVQYQVRCGKRVILVELPRSKAPPASVDRTVTVGWDAADAIVVRA; from the coding sequence ATGTCCGCGGTTGATTCCCCCACCAAGCCCATCCTGCAGCTGGTCGGCGTCCGCAAAACCTTCGGCGATTTCACCGCGGTCGACCGCATCGATCTCGACGTGCGGGAGGGCGAGTTCCTCACCATCGTCGGCCCGTCCGGCTCGGGCAAGACCACACTGCTGCGTATGCTGGCCGGCCTCGACCGCCCGACCGAGGGCTGGATCACGCTCAATGGCGAGAACCTCAACGACGTGCCGCCCAACCGGCGCCCGACCTGCCTGGTGTTCCAGTCGCTGGCGCTGTTCCCGCACAAGAGCGTGGGCGAGAACATCGAGTTTCCGCTCAAGGTGAAAGGTGTTTCGCGCGCCGAGCGCAAGCGCCGCGCGCTCGAGCTGATGGGCGTGGTGCGGCTGCCGGAAGCCTACTACGGCAAGAACGTGATGAAGTGCTCCGGCGGCGAAAAGCAGCGCGTCGCCATCGCCCGCGCGCTGGCCTACGACCCCGCCGTGCTGTTCTTCGACGAGCCGCTGTCGGCGATCGACTACAAGCTCAAGAAGGTGCTGGAGAAGGAGTTGAAGGATCTCCACAAGGAGACCGGCAAGACTTTCATCTACATCACCCATTCGCTGGAAGAGGCGATGGTGATGAGCGACCGCATCGGCGTGATGCGCGCAGGCCGGCTGGTGCAGGTCGGCACCCCAGAGCAGATCTACGCCCACCCGGTCGACCGCTTCGTTTCCGAGTTCGTCGGCGAGGTCAACGTGTTCAACGTCGAGCGCGATGCGCCCGGCACCGCCTGGCACGGCGTCGACACGCCGGGCACGTTCAAGGTGACCGAGCCGCCGCTGCTGGAGGTCGAGGATCCTGCGCCGCCGGTCGCCGCGGCGACCACAGGCGAAGGCGAGGAGGCGCCCCCGCCGCCGAAGCCCAAGCGCATGATCGTCCAGAATGCCGTGCAGCTGGTGGTGCGTCCGGAATACATGCGCTTCGTCACCGAGGGCGAGCGCGTCGACAACCGGCTGCAGGGCACCGTCTACAACGAGTATTCGCTCGGCTCGCGCGTGCAGTATCAGGTGCGCTGCGGCAAGCGGGTGATCCTGGTCGAGCTGCCGCGCTCCAAGGCGCCGCCGGCCTCGGTCGACCGCACCGTCACCGTCGGCTGGGACGCCGCCGATGCCATCGTGGTGAGGGCATGA
- a CDS encoding ABC transporter permease yields the protein MSTLTPPSALEATGQPAAPAAAGWRGPRLSLGARCSAPVLILLGLGFVAPLVAIFAYSFARPRTFEVFRSFTLDNYATLFDATNTVWLSFLWSFGFALATVAILALVAYPIAFGLDRLFGRWSSIISLLFVFPLFVSENVRLYGWVLFFIKNGVLDGTLKAMGAGGGPEVLYSPAIILAGMVYTYLPFMLFPITLGLAMVPRDIIDAARDLGAGRLMIWREIELPLAMPGILIGVLLTFVLAIGAVAEAKILGGQSVIVVSHDIEIAFTYSQNWPLGSALAVVVSVFVAALTLWGLARLDLDRLLGRR from the coding sequence ATGAGCACCCTCACTCCTCCTTCCGCCCTCGAAGCGACCGGCCAGCCGGCCGCCCCGGCCGCGGCCGGCTGGCGCGGCCCGCGGCTGTCGCTCGGCGCCCGTTGCTCGGCGCCGGTGCTGATCCTGCTCGGCCTCGGCTTCGTTGCGCCGCTGGTGGCGATCTTCGCCTATTCGTTCGCGAGGCCCCGCACCTTCGAGGTGTTCCGCTCGTTCACGCTGGACAATTACGCCACGCTGTTCGACGCCACCAACACGGTGTGGCTGTCGTTCCTGTGGTCGTTCGGCTTCGCGCTGGCCACCGTCGCCATTCTCGCGCTGGTGGCCTACCCGATCGCCTTTGGGCTCGATCGGCTGTTCGGCCGCTGGTCCTCGATCATCTCGCTGTTGTTCGTGTTTCCGCTGTTCGTGTCGGAGAACGTGCGGCTCTATGGCTGGGTGCTGTTCTTCATCAAGAACGGCGTGCTGGACGGCACGCTGAAGGCGATGGGCGCGGGCGGCGGACCTGAAGTGCTGTACTCGCCCGCGATCATTCTCGCCGGCATGGTCTACACTTATCTGCCGTTCATGCTGTTCCCGATCACGCTCGGCCTTGCCATGGTGCCGCGCGACATCATCGACGCCGCGCGCGACCTCGGCGCCGGCCGCCTGATGATCTGGCGCGAGATCGAGCTGCCGCTGGCGATGCCGGGCATTCTGATCGGTGTGCTGCTCACGTTCGTGCTGGCGATCGGCGCCGTCGCCGAAGCCAAGATCCTCGGCGGCCAGTCGGTGATCGTGGTCAGCCACGACATCGAGATCGCCTTCACCTATTCGCAGAACTGGCCGCTCGGCTCGGCGCTCGCCGTCGTCGTGTCGGTGTTCGTCGCCGCGCTGACCTTGTGGGGCCTGGCCCGCCTCGACCTCGACCGGCTGCTGGGGAGGCGGTGA
- a CDS encoding ABC transporter permease, which yields MDQTQTRSHFFIGLWTALVLVLVYLPIICGAVASFTKSRYFAFPVSAWSTSWWERTTDSIEIGMIVQNSFLVAGFVTVIAVVLAFFGALAFARYEWSGRRWFQKLIMLPIFFPQPVLGLALLLWFSALGIPTSWVTAVFAHLVWIVPVVTLVIAIQVYGFDPTLEEAAFDLGCSRLQVLREVTLPLLWPGIWSGALFAFLLSWGNFPLSLFTAGADSTIPKWLYAKMVAGYSPMVPALGTMSTLGAATALALAGLAALMWRKLRAA from the coding sequence ATGGACCAGACACAGACCAGAAGCCACTTTTTCATCGGCCTGTGGACCGCGCTGGTGCTGGTCCTGGTCTACCTGCCGATCATCTGCGGGGCGGTGGCGAGCTTCACCAAGAGCCGCTACTTCGCCTTCCCGGTCTCGGCGTGGTCAACCTCGTGGTGGGAGAGAACGACCGACTCCATCGAGATCGGCATGATCGTGCAGAACTCGTTCCTGGTCGCCGGCTTCGTCACCGTCATCGCCGTGGTGCTCGCCTTCTTCGGCGCGCTCGCCTTCGCCCGCTACGAGTGGAGCGGCCGGAGGTGGTTTCAGAAGCTGATCATGCTGCCGATCTTCTTTCCCCAGCCGGTGCTCGGCCTGGCTTTGCTGCTGTGGTTCTCCGCGCTCGGCATCCCGACCAGCTGGGTCACCGCGGTGTTCGCGCACCTGGTGTGGATCGTGCCGGTGGTCACGCTGGTGATCGCGATCCAGGTCTATGGCTTCGACCCGACGCTGGAGGAGGCGGCGTTCGACCTCGGCTGCTCGCGCCTTCAGGTGCTGCGCGAGGTGACGCTGCCGCTGCTGTGGCCCGGCATCTGGTCCGGCGCGCTGTTCGCCTTCCTGTTGTCGTGGGGCAATTTCCCGCTGTCGCTGTTCACCGCCGGCGCCGATTCCACCATTCCCAAATGGCTTTACGCCAAGATGGTGGCCGGCTATTCGCCGATGGTGCCGGCGCTCGGAACCATGAGCACGCTGGGCGCCGCAACGGCCCTCGCTCTCGCCGGTCTTGCCGCGTTGATGTGGCGCAAGCTTCGCGCAGCCTGA
- a CDS encoding DeoR/GlpR family DNA-binding transcription regulator, translating into MTKLSKKERHERILHELVASSTLRVSELAAELEVSTETIRRDLYELEERGLINRTYGGAVRPLGAEPSASERHRLMVEEREAIAAATVQLIKPKEVVAIGSGATTTHVARRMAAECRDVTVITHAFSVATVLAANPTIQVLICPGRYHGREGMMIGPETLEFLQSYNANWAILGATGVTPEGFCDVDADACAVYRAMMHRAAATIAVVDHTKFDQSALGLWGRWHDVAHLVTDRKPPPALVRAAERARTEITIATRR; encoded by the coding sequence ATGACCAAACTGAGCAAGAAGGAACGGCACGAGCGCATCCTGCACGAGCTGGTGGCAAGCTCCACCCTCCGAGTGTCCGAGCTCGCCGCCGAACTGGAGGTCTCCACCGAGACCATCCGGCGCGACCTCTACGAGCTGGAGGAACGCGGCCTCATCAACCGCACCTATGGCGGCGCGGTGCGTCCGCTCGGCGCCGAGCCGTCGGCCAGCGAACGCCATCGGCTGATGGTGGAGGAACGCGAGGCGATCGCCGCCGCCACCGTCCAGCTGATCAAGCCCAAGGAGGTGGTGGCGATCGGCTCCGGCGCCACCACCACCCACGTCGCCCGGCGGATGGCGGCGGAATGCCGCGACGTCACCGTGATCACCCATGCCTTTTCGGTGGCCACGGTGCTGGCGGCCAACCCCACCATCCAGGTGCTGATCTGCCCCGGCCGCTACCACGGCCGCGAAGGCATGATGATCGGGCCGGAGACGCTGGAGTTCCTGCAATCCTACAACGCCAACTGGGCGATCCTCGGTGCCACCGGCGTCACGCCCGAAGGGTTTTGCGACGTCGATGCCGACGCCTGCGCGGTCTACCGGGCGATGATGCACCGCGCCGCGGCGACCATTGCGGTGGTCGACCACACCAAGTTCGACCAGTCGGCGCTCGGCCTGTGGGGCCGCTGGCACGACGTCGCCCATCTCGTCACCGACCGCAAGCCGCCGCCGGCGCTGGTGCGCGCGGCCGAGCGGGCGCGCACCGAGATCACCATCGCCACCAGACGCTGA
- a CDS encoding cysteine hydrolase family protein, producing MSWKTRNRSFYYLDAPEPLEPTLDPAATALLVIDVQNTYVERPPREALTSEAGRQQWDAWTPFHTQMSDVVIPNIASALSLFRANRIECVHARIACRTQDGRDRSLSQKKPGFNNLLLPKNERSAQIVPALAPVGDEITVIKTTDSALTGTNLRLTLHNLGIRTVVCAGIFTDQCVASTVRSLADESFEVIVLEDCCAAATAELHAQELAIINMIYCDVMTLAEFADILARRLAAASPTPASAAPLP from the coding sequence ATGTCGTGGAAGACCCGCAACCGCTCATTCTATTATCTCGACGCGCCCGAGCCGCTCGAGCCGACGCTCGATCCGGCGGCAACGGCGCTGCTCGTCATCGACGTCCAGAACACCTATGTCGAGCGGCCGCCGCGCGAGGCGCTGACGAGCGAGGCCGGGCGCCAGCAGTGGGACGCGTGGACGCCGTTCCACACCCAGATGAGCGATGTGGTGATCCCCAACATCGCGTCGGCGCTTTCGCTGTTTCGCGCCAACCGGATCGAATGCGTCCACGCCCGCATCGCCTGCCGCACGCAGGACGGCCGCGACCGCTCTCTCAGCCAGAAAAAGCCCGGTTTCAACAATTTGCTGCTGCCGAAGAACGAGCGTTCCGCGCAGATCGTGCCGGCGCTGGCGCCGGTCGGCGACGAGATCACGGTGATCAAAACCACCGACAGCGCGCTGACCGGAACCAACCTTCGCCTGACCCTTCACAATCTCGGCATCCGCACCGTGGTGTGCGCCGGCATCTTCACCGATCAGTGCGTGGCGTCCACCGTGCGCAGCCTCGCCGACGAGAGCTTCGAGGTGATCGTGCTGGAGGATTGCTGCGCCGCCGCCACCGCCGAGCTGCACGCCCAGGAACTCGCGATCATCAACATGATCTACTGCGATGTGATGACGCTGGCCGAATTCGCCGACATTCTCGCCCGCCGGCTGGCCGCGGCGAGCCCTACGCCCGCCAGCGCCGCGCCGTTGCCGTGA
- a CDS encoding phosphotransferase enzyme family protein produces MYNQDFLKRLEDHLRVALPRWGVAEDADLKLLTISENATFRVTREGARDMVFRVHRPDYHTRDEIVSELTWLDALTREGVVATPGLIPLTDGSLIADIDDGGRTRHVVAFEFVPGREPAPEDDLPRWFRELGRIHATLHDHAQSWQPPSRFVRKTWTWESTVGPFPLWGDWRAALGLEPTGRALIERTVDALGRRLARWGQSPARFGLIHADLRLANLLVDDDRLVLIDFDDCGFSWFLYDFAAAVSFIETDPQIPELLNAWFEGYRTVRPLTDADVAEMPAFIMLRRILLTAWIASHSETPTAEAMGVPYTHGTLDLAETFLSRCG; encoded by the coding sequence GTGTACAATCAGGATTTTCTCAAGCGACTTGAAGATCACCTGCGTGTCGCCCTGCCCCGGTGGGGTGTCGCGGAGGACGCCGACCTCAAGCTGCTCACCATCTCGGAGAACGCCACGTTTCGGGTGACGCGCGAAGGCGCGCGCGACATGGTGTTTCGCGTTCACCGGCCCGACTACCATACCCGCGACGAAATCGTGTCGGAGCTGACCTGGCTCGACGCCCTGACGCGCGAGGGCGTGGTGGCGACGCCGGGGTTGATCCCGCTCACCGACGGCAGTCTGATCGCCGACATCGACGACGGCGGCCGCACCCGCCACGTCGTCGCATTCGAGTTCGTCCCCGGCAGGGAGCCCGCGCCGGAGGACGATCTCCCGCGCTGGTTCCGCGAGCTTGGCCGCATCCACGCCACCCTGCACGACCACGCCCAGAGCTGGCAGCCGCCCTCGCGTTTCGTGCGCAAGACCTGGACCTGGGAGAGCACTGTCGGACCGTTCCCGCTGTGGGGCGACTGGCGCGCCGCCCTGGGGCTCGAACCGACCGGACGGGCGCTGATCGAACGCACCGTCGACGCGCTCGGCCGGCGCCTCGCCCGCTGGGGCCAGAGCCCGGCGCGGTTCGGCCTGATCCATGCCGATCTGCGACTTGCCAACCTTCTGGTCGACGACGACCGCCTGGTGCTGATCGACTTCGACGACTGCGGCTTCTCGTGGTTCCTCTACGATTTCGCCGCCGCCGTCAGCTTCATCGAAACCGACCCGCAGATTCCGGAGCTGTTGAACGCGTGGTTCGAAGGCTATCGCACCGTGCGGCCGCTTACCGACGCCGACGTCGCCGAGATGCCGGCGTTCATCATGCTGCGGCGGATTCTTCTCACCGCCTGGATCGCCTCGCATTCGGAGACGCCGACCGCGGAGGCGATGGGCGTGCCCTACACGCACGGCACGCTCGACCTCGCCGAGACCTTCCTGTCCCGCTGCGGCTGA
- a CDS encoding aspartate aminotransferase family protein, with amino-acid sequence MEHKNMADTALQILALNAFNPMASAQLSRDVAELVTRRQRSFGQASVLFYEEPLHVVAGIGTELITIDGTPYLDLYNNVPSVGHCHPRVVSAVRAQVGRLNIHSRYLFDVVHDYAEQLLATFPAPLTNVLFTCTGSESNDLALRLARLVTGGLGVVVTKTAYHGNTTAVTEVSPSSYKKGAPPAHVRTVPPPHRAYYGDDIAGGFARAVGAAITAMANDGIRFAALLVDSIFSSDGVFADPPGFLAEAAALVRAKGGLLIADEVQPGFGRTGAGHWGFARHGVVPDIVTMGKPMGNGMPIGGVVTRPDLLADFAESFGYFNTFGGNPVASAAALAVLNVIKDEDLIGNANRVGNHMMASLRDLSARHPAIGEVRGAGLYVGVDIVNRGTGRPDPAETTRLINRLRERHILIGAAGPFGATLKIRPPLCLSVGEVDRFIDALDDSAAA; translated from the coding sequence ATGGAACACAAGAACATGGCCGACACCGCACTGCAGATTCTCGCCCTCAACGCCTTCAATCCCATGGCGTCCGCGCAGCTCTCCCGCGATGTCGCCGAGCTGGTGACGCGCCGCCAACGGAGCTTCGGGCAGGCCTCGGTGCTGTTCTATGAGGAGCCGCTGCACGTGGTGGCCGGCATCGGCACCGAACTGATCACCATCGACGGCACGCCCTATCTCGACCTCTACAACAACGTTCCCTCGGTCGGGCATTGCCACCCGCGCGTGGTGTCGGCGGTGCGGGCGCAGGTCGGGCGGCTCAATATCCACTCCCGCTATCTGTTCGACGTGGTGCACGACTACGCCGAGCAGCTGCTGGCGACCTTCCCGGCGCCGCTGACCAACGTGCTGTTCACCTGCACCGGCAGCGAGAGCAACGACCTCGCGCTGCGGCTGGCCCGGCTGGTCACCGGCGGGCTCGGCGTGGTGGTGACCAAGACCGCCTATCACGGCAACACCACCGCGGTGACCGAGGTGTCGCCGTCGTCCTACAAGAAGGGGGCGCCGCCGGCCCACGTCCGCACCGTGCCGCCGCCGCACCGCGCCTATTACGGCGACGACATCGCCGGCGGCTTCGCCCGCGCTGTCGGCGCCGCCATCACCGCCATGGCCAATGACGGCATCCGCTTCGCGGCGCTGCTGGTGGACTCGATCTTCTCCAGCGACGGGGTGTTCGCTGACCCGCCCGGCTTCCTGGCCGAGGCGGCGGCGCTGGTGCGGGCGAAGGGCGGCCTTTTGATCGCCGACGAGGTGCAGCCCGGCTTCGGCCGCACCGGTGCCGGCCACTGGGGTTTCGCCCGCCACGGCGTGGTGCCGGACATCGTCACCATGGGCAAGCCGATGGGCAACGGCATGCCGATCGGCGGCGTGGTGACGCGGCCGGATCTTCTCGCCGACTTCGCCGAGAGCTTCGGCTACTTCAACACCTTCGGCGGCAACCCAGTGGCCTCGGCGGCGGCGCTGGCGGTGCTCAACGTGATCAAGGACGAAGACCTGATCGGCAACGCCAACCGCGTCGGCAATCACATGATGGCCTCGCTGCGCGATCTGTCGGCGCGCCACCCGGCGATCGGCGAGGTCCGCGGCGCCGGGCTCTATGTCGGCGTCGACATCGTCAATCGCGGCACCGGCCGGCCCGACCCGGCCGAGACGACGCGGCTGATCAACCGGCTGCGCGAGCGCCACATCCTGATCGGCGCCGCCGGCCCGTTCGGCGCGACGCTCAAGATCCGGCCGCCGCTGTGCCTGTCCGTCGGCGAGGTCGACCGCTTCATCGACGCCCTCGACGACAGCGCCGCAGCCTGA
- a CDS encoding MDR family oxidoreductase, translated as MTFKAMRVDQAEGGQTVALVDFDEAELMEGDVTVRVSHSTVNYKDGLALTGKAPVVRRWPMIPGIDFAGVVERSSHPGWTAGDKVVLNGWGLGETHLGGYAEKARVKGDWLVRLPEGMGPAEAMAIGTAGFTAMLSVMALERHGLTPDRGQAIVTGAAGGVGSVAVALLAKLGWQVVAATGRPAEADYLKELGASEVIDRAELAVRPRPLAKERWAAGVDSVGSAPLANLLSMIRYGGAVAACGLAAGMDLPASVAPFILRSVSLLGIDSVMCPPPRRREAWARLAADLDRAKLKAMTRTVALAEVEAVGRAILQGQVRGRVVVEIG; from the coding sequence ATGACGTTCAAGGCGATGCGGGTGGATCAGGCCGAGGGCGGGCAGACCGTGGCGCTGGTTGATTTCGACGAGGCCGAACTGATGGAGGGCGACGTCACCGTCCGCGTCAGCCACTCCACCGTGAACTACAAGGACGGCCTCGCTTTGACCGGCAAGGCGCCGGTGGTGCGGCGCTGGCCGATGATCCCCGGCATCGACTTCGCCGGCGTGGTCGAACGCTCCTCCCACCCCGGCTGGACGGCGGGCGACAAGGTGGTGCTGAACGGCTGGGGGCTGGGGGAGACCCACCTTGGCGGCTATGCCGAGAAGGCCCGCGTCAAGGGCGATTGGCTGGTGCGGCTGCCCGAGGGCATGGGCCCGGCCGAGGCGATGGCGATCGGCACCGCCGGCTTCACCGCGATGCTGAGCGTGATGGCGCTGGAGCGCCATGGCCTGACCCCGGACCGCGGCCAGGCGATCGTGACCGGCGCCGCCGGCGGCGTCGGCTCGGTGGCGGTGGCGCTGCTCGCCAAGCTCGGCTGGCAGGTGGTGGCCGCCACCGGCCGGCCGGCGGAGGCCGACTATCTCAAGGAGCTTGGCGCGTCCGAAGTGATCGACCGCGCCGAGCTGGCGGTAAGACCGCGGCCTCTGGCCAAGGAACGATGGGCCGCTGGCGTCGACAGCGTCGGTTCGGCCCCGCTTGCCAATCTGCTGTCGATGATCCGCTATGGCGGCGCGGTGGCGGCGTGCGGACTCGCCGCCGGCATGGACCTGCCGGCCTCGGTCGCGCCGTTCATCCTGCGGTCGGTGTCGCTGCTCGGCATCGATTCGGTGATGTGCCCGCCGCCGCGGCGGCGGGAGGCGTGGGCGCGCCTTGCCGCCGACCTCGACCGTGCAAAGCTCAAGGCGATGACCCGCACCGTCGCGCTCGCCGAGGTCGAGGCGGTCGGCCGCGCCATCCTGCAAGGTCAGGTGCGCGGCCGGGTGGTGGTCGAGATCGGCTGA